In Streptomyces sp. NBC_00341, the DNA window ACGGCGACACGTACAACACGGCCCGGTCGCTGACCGACCTGGCCGAGACCTGGCTGGACGAGTCGGACACCGCCGCCGCGCGCCCCCTGGTGGAGGCGGCGATCACGACGCTGAGCGGCCAGAGCGCCGAGTACCACGTGGCGCATCTGCGGTCCATGCGCGAGCGCTGCACGGCCGGGGAGCACGGCACCGGCTGAAGCGGGTCACCCGGCGGGCAGACCGGTGACCCGCACCCGCACACTCCGGGCCCCGGCCCGGACGGTGAACCCGCCGTCATCCAGCAGGGTCACGAGCCGCTCCGCCATGACGTCGTCGCCGGCGCCCCCGGCCCCCAGCAGCGCATGGAGGGCGGAGGCGGCGGCAGCCGGGTCCACGGGGGCCTCCGCCGGGGACGTCAGGCCGAGCAGCCGCCCGCCCCTCGGCCTGACGACACACTCGGACGGGCCGACCGTGAAGGCGGCCAGCGCACAGCCGGGGTGACGGTGCAGCACTTCGGCCGTCCAGACCGCCGGAGACCCGAACCGGGGATCGTCGGGCCGGCCGTCGCGGAAGACGACGTCGGCCAGCTCCAGCCCGTCCACGTCGCGGGTGTCCTCGTGCACGGCGATGTGCGCGTCACCGCCCGCGTACTCGGCCGAGGACGGCGGCCCCGCCCAACGGGCCATCGAGACCTCGCCCGGCCGCGTCACCCGGGTCAGTACGTGGAGGGGCACCGTGACGGACACCGGCTCATGGCCGGGCAGCGGCAACGGCTCCAGCGAGGCGGCCCACTCCGGCTCCGCCGCACCCATCATCGAGTAGAAGAGGGACCGCAGTCGGACCGCGGCCTCACCCGGTACGGAGGTCGTGTACTCGGCGGGCCCCGGCAGCGGCCGGTGGTGCTCCAGGAGCCGGTCGATCTGCTCGCGCAGCGGCGCACCGGGGTCCAGCCGGGGCGCCACCCGCATGAAGTCGGAGATCGGTGCCCCGGGATCGAGCTCGTGCAGCGGCGCCGCCGCCAGCAGCACCGGAGTGCCGAGCGCCGCCGCGTAGAAGGTGACGGACCCGTGGTCCCCGACCACCGCGTCGGCCGCCACCAGCGCCTGCCGCCATCCCTCCAGCGGATCGATCAGCACCAGCCCGCGGCGCCGCGCCCGGTCGAGCCAGGCCCGGACCTGGCCGGGGCCGTGCCCGTGCCAGATATTGGGGTGCAGGACGGCGGCGAACCGGTACTCGTCCACGGGGAACTCGCCTGCGAGCCGGGGCAGCAGCGCGGGCAGGAGGTCGTCGCCGCCCGCGCCGCCGTCCCCGAAGAAGGACGCCGGATTCCACGTGGAGTTGAGGACGATCAGCCGTTGCCCGGACCGTACCCCGAGCGCCCGGCGGAAGCGCTCGCGGTAGGGGCGGGCGGCGAGTGCGCGGTCGAAGCAGGGATCTCCGGCGAGCACGGCGGTCGGCGCGGCCTCGGGACACGCGGCACGCAGCCGGTCGCACTGCTCTGGATGGGAGAGGACGAGAGCGTCCGCGATGGGTACGCCGTCCGCGAGGACCCACTGCGGGGCCTGTCCGAACACGGGCACAGGGCTGGGCTCCGCCCCGGCCCCGGCCTCAGTGTCCGGTGTCCGGTGTCCGGTGTCCGGTGTCGCCAGCCTCTTAGTGTATCCGACACCGTGCGAGAGGACGGCCAACTTGCTTGACAGGAGGTCCAGTTGGCCACCGAAGCTGGCGGAGACGGCCAGGTCCACCGGCGTTTCGAGGGCCTGTTCCCACGGCAGCACCGGCACTCCGGTTCCGGCGAGGAGCTCGGCCGTGCCGGCCGAGAACGCCGAGGACTCCGGGCAGGTGGCGAGGAGCTGGATCCGCAGATCGCCGTCGAAGAGCGGCAGCACGTCCAGGAGCCGGGTGGCGGAGGTCACGTTGTGCACGACGACCAGCACCCGCAGGCACTTCCCGCGGGTGGCCCACCGCACGGCACCGTCCCCGACCGGCACTCGCAGCCATCCGGCCCGCCCTTGTGTCACCCGCGCCCCCACTCGGCCCATGGGCCGCGCGACTGCCCGGCCGACCAGCCACGATATCCAATCGGCCCGGCCGGGCGCCCTGTCAGGCGGCCATCGCCACGGAAGTCTTCCGGAGCACTGGGCCAGGGGCCGCGCCGCTCTTCCGGTCCCCGAAGACCACCACCCGCAGCAGGGCGAACCGCCCGACCCCGGCCAGCGCCGACGCCGACAGGTACACGGTCTGCTCGACCAGGGCCGACGGCTCGGAGCGGAACGCGTACAGGCAGAGCAGCGCCCCGGTCGTGAAGGCGTAGCTGACGGCGACGGTCAGCCCGGACTGGAGGTGCACGCCCCACCCGCGGCGCTCGCTGCGGAACGACACCCGGCTGTGCAGCTCGGTGGCTATCACCGTGGACACCACGGTCACCAGCGCGTTCGCCAGGGCCAGTGGCATCCGGTCGTGGAGCAGTACCAGCACCGCGCTGGAGGCGACCCCGACCCCGCCGCCGCATACCACGAAGCGCACGAATGCCGCGACAAGGGCGTGGGGCGTGCGCGTCGGCTGGCGGGGTGGGGCGGCGGTCACGGGGTTCCTCCGGAGGCTGTGCGGGGCGGTACGAACATCTCACCCCAGAATCTACGGACCCGGCGTCCTCCCCACGACCCGGTTTCTCCCCGACCTTCCTGGGGGTTGTCCCCCAGGGGATCCGGGGGGACAACCCGCCCCGGAACAGCCGCGGTCGGCCCGCACGGCACTCGCCGTGCGCGTCAGTCCGCCCGCACCGAGGGCTGTCGCGGTCCGCGGAATGTGGTGCGGAGCGCGTCGGCGCCGGACTCCTTGAGCCAGTCCGCGAGGGTGCGCAGTCCGGGGTGCACGACGCGCAGTGCCTCGATGTCCGCGTGCCAGCGCGCACCGGCTGCCCAGCTGTTCCTGACGTGGGCGATCTCCGGACCGAGCGACGTGGCCTCGTCGTGGGTGAGCTGGTGATAGCGCACGGTCGTGCCGGTCGCTTCCGTGATGGCGGCGACCGCCTCCGTCGGGGTCGGCGCGTCCCCGGCCAGCTCCAGCGTCCGGCCGGCGAACCGGTCCGGGGAGTCGAACGCCAGCCCGGCGAACTCCGCGATGTCCTCCACCGCGATGACCTGGACAGGTTCGTCCGGCGGGAAGACGTGCCGGTGCACACCGTCGACGATGCCGCCCAGGCCGATGTCCCACGAATCGAGGAAGTTCGACATGAACCGCACGGGACGCAGCACCGTCACCAGACCGATCCGCTCACGCAGGTAGTCCTCGATCCGCTCCTTGCCCCGAGCTGTGGGCAGCCGGTCCGGAGTGGACGCGATACCGGTGAACACGACGTGCTCGACTCCGGCTGCCGCCGCCGCGTCCGCGAGAGCCCGGCCGCGGGAGAACTCCCGCTCCGCGTCGGTGCCTCCCGGCCCGTACGCGAGCGGAGGCACGGCGAAGAGCCCCGCCGCACCTTCCAGCGCCGCCGGAAGACTCGAAGGATCGTCGAAGTCGCCGAGGGCCAGTTCGGCCCCGGCGGCCCGCAGCGCGAGGGCCGCCGGGGCGGTCGTGTCACGTACGAGCGCACGCACCGGCGTGCCGGCCGCCAGAAGCCGGCGTGCGGTGGCGCCGCCCTGTTTGCCGGTCGCACCGGTCACGGCCACGAGCCGGGCAGCGGGACGAGAACCGGGAACGGAAGAGGTGGGCCGTGCCGGGTGAGCAGTCATGTCGTCCTCCGCCCCGGGGAGTTCGAGGGCCTCGTCAGCGTGGCGGCCCCGGGGACGGTGTGGAATCCTGCACGCGGTTGAAGGCGACGGACAAGGAATACGTGACATGGCTCCTGCTCCCTCCGGCACCGGCCGGGCCGATGCCCGCCGCAACCGCGCGAAGGTGCTCGCCGCAGCCGTTCAGGCGTTCACCGTCAAGGGACTCGATGTCTCCCTCAGCGAGATCGCACGGCAGGCCGGGGCGGGCACAGGCACCGTGTACCGGCACTTCCCGAGCAAGGAGAACCTGCTGGAGGCCGTACTCGTCCAGCATGTCGAAGATCTGGTCGCAGCGGCTCGCCGGTGGGCCGCGCAGGCCCCTCCGGCCGCGGCGTTCTTCGGTTTCCTCCTGGAGACCATCGACACGTCGTCCGGACGCAAGCACGTCTGCGACCTCGTGACCACGGACACCAGCTGGCCGCGCCCGATGCTCGCCGCGTCCGGGCACCAGTTCCAACAGGCGCTGACCGACCTGCTCCGCGCAGCTCAGCGGGCCGGTGGAGTCCGTGCGGACCTGGGCCCGGACGACATCGCCGTACTCATTGTCGGGTGCGCGACGATGCGGGCCGCCCACCGGGACAGGGCCGCCGGAGTCCGCATGGTCCACCTGGCGCTGGAGGGCTTGCGGGGAAACGCTCCGGTCACGGAAGGGCGGATGTTTCGTTACCCACCCGACAGGCGTCACGCAACGAGACCGCGATGCGAGGAGTGCGGGGCCGAGTTCGACGCCAAGACCGTGGGGCGCCCCGCACGCTACTGCGGCGCGACGTGCCGGCAGCGGGCCCACCGGCGTCGCAGCGGGCGATGAGGCCCGGTCGCAGGAGCCTCTCGGCGCGTGCGAGCAGGAGCGCGAAAGCCACGGCCCGGCACCGAGTGTTCGGCCGAACGCCACCGTGTGCACACTGCACGGGTCTTCCGTCGGACCGCCGGTTCTGGAACACTCCTGTCGTTTTCGCCCTTATGTTTCCTCACCCCACAGAGGCCCCCACTCATGGCAGAACTCAACCGTCGCCGCCTCCTGCAACTCGCCGGAGGCACGGTCGCCTTCAGCGCGTTGTCGAGCAGCATCGCCCGCGCCGCCGCACTGCCCGCGAAGGGCCGTACGGGCACGCTCCAGGACGTCGAGCACATCGTCGTACTGATGCAGGAGAACCGTTCCTTCGACCATTACTTCGGCACCATGAAGGGTGTGCGCGGCTTCGGTGACCCGCGTCCGGTCACGCTGCCCGGCGGAAAGCCGGTCTGGCACCAGAAGGACCTCCTCGGCAAGGAGGTGCTGCCGTTCCGGCCGCCCGCCGACGACCTCGGGCTGCAGTTCCTCCAGGACCTGAACCACGACTGGGCCGGTGGGCACCGGGCGTTGAACAAGGGCGCGTACGACCAGTGGGTGCCCGCCAAGACCGCCACGACGATGGCCCACCTCACACGTGAGGACATCCCGTTCCACTACGCCCTCGCCGACGCGTTCACCGTCTGCGACGCGTATCACTGCTCGTTCCTCGGCTCGACCGACCCGAACCGCTACTACCTGTGGAGCGGGTACACCGGCAACGACGGTACCGGCGGCGGTCCCGTGCTCGGCAACGACGAGGCGGGCTACGGCTGGAAGACCTACCCCGAGCGGCTGGAGGAGGCCGGGGTGTCGTGGAAGGTCTACCAGGACATCGGTGACGGGCTCGACGCCGCCGGTTCGTGGGGGTGGATCGACGACGCCTACCGGGGGACGTACGGCGACAACTCGCTCCTCTACTTCAACAGTTATCGCGACGCCAAGCCCGGCGACCCCCTCTTCGACAAGGCGCGCACCGGGACCGACGTCAAGAACGGCGACGGGCTCCTCGACGATCTCAAGGCCGACGTCCGGGCCGGGACGCTCCCCAAGATCTCCTGGGTCGTCTCGCCCGAGGCCTACAGCGAGCACCCCAACTGGCCCGCGAACTACGGTGCCTGGTACATCTCGCAGGTGCTGGACGCGCTGACCTCCGACCCCGAGGTCTGGGGCCGGACCGCCCTCTTCATCACCTACGACGAGAACGACGGCTTCTTCGACCACGTCGTGCCGCCGTTCGTGCCGTCCGGCGCGGCGCAGGGGCTGTCCACCGTGGACACCTCCGCCGACCACTTCCCCGGCGACATCCGGTACGCGGCCGGGCCGTACGGGCTCGGGCAGCGCGTGCCCATGACGGTCGTGTCCCCGTGGAGCACCGGGGGGTTCGCGTGTTCCGAGGTCTTCGACCACACCTCCGTCATCCGGTTCATGGAAGAACGCTTCGGTGTGCACGAGCCCAACATCTCGCCCTGGCGGCGTGCTGTCTGCGGCGATCTCACCTCGGCCTTCGACTTCCGCACGACGGACACCGCGCCCGCCTCGCTGCCCTCCACGGACGCATACGCGCCGCCGGACGGGGAGCGGCACCCCGACTACGTTCCGGTGCCGCCGGTCTCCGGCAGTGTGCCGAAGCAGGAGTCCGGCACGCGGCCCACCCGGCCACTGCGGTACGCGCCGCTCGTGGACGGGGCGGCAGACCCGGGCACCGGGAAGTACCAGCTCACCTTCAGTGGCGGGGACGCGGCCGGAGCGCAGTTCCTGGTGACGTCCGGCAATCGCGGCGACGGGCCCTGGACCTACACCACAGAGGCGGGCAAGTCGCTCTCCGACAGCTGGAACACGGCCTACTCCAGTGGCGTGACCGACCTCACGGTCCACGGTCCGAACGGGTTCCTGCGGACCTTCAGGGGTCCCGGCAAGTCGGCCGGGCCGGAGGTGACGGCGCGTCACAACCCGGCGAGCGGAGCTCTCGAACTGACTCTCACCCAGGCCGGCACGGAGACCGTCCAGCTGACGGTGCGCAACGCGGACGCCTACGGCGG includes these proteins:
- a CDS encoding phosphocholine-specific phospholipase C, whose protein sequence is MAELNRRRLLQLAGGTVAFSALSSSIARAAALPAKGRTGTLQDVEHIVVLMQENRSFDHYFGTMKGVRGFGDPRPVTLPGGKPVWHQKDLLGKEVLPFRPPADDLGLQFLQDLNHDWAGGHRALNKGAYDQWVPAKTATTMAHLTREDIPFHYALADAFTVCDAYHCSFLGSTDPNRYYLWSGYTGNDGTGGGPVLGNDEAGYGWKTYPERLEEAGVSWKVYQDIGDGLDAAGSWGWIDDAYRGTYGDNSLLYFNSYRDAKPGDPLFDKARTGTDVKNGDGLLDDLKADVRAGTLPKISWVVSPEAYSEHPNWPANYGAWYISQVLDALTSDPEVWGRTALFITYDENDGFFDHVVPPFVPSGAAQGLSTVDTSADHFPGDIRYAAGPYGLGQRVPMTVVSPWSTGGFACSEVFDHTSVIRFMEERFGVHEPNISPWRRAVCGDLTSAFDFRTTDTAPASLPSTDAYAPPDGERHPDYVPVPPVSGSVPKQESGTRPTRPLRYAPLVDGAADPGTGKYQLTFSGGDAAGAQFLVTSGNRGDGPWTYTTEAGKSLSDSWNTAYSSGVTDLTVHGPNGFLRTFRGPGKSAGPEVTARHNPASGALELTLTQAGTETVQLTVRNADAYGGGAQTFAVRAGSTVKHTVDLRGSKRWYDIEVISDADATFLRRFAGHVETGEAGTSDPGLVTG
- a CDS encoding NmrA family NAD(P)-binding protein, which codes for MTGATGKQGGATARRLLAAGTPVRALVRDTTAPAALALRAAGAELALGDFDDPSSLPAALEGAAGLFAVPPLAYGPGGTDAEREFSRGRALADAAAAAGVEHVVFTGIASTPDRLPTARGKERIEDYLRERIGLVTVLRPVRFMSNFLDSWDIGLGGIVDGVHRHVFPPDEPVQVIAVEDIAEFAGLAFDSPDRFAGRTLELAGDAPTPTEAVAAITEATGTTVRYHQLTHDEATSLGPEIAHVRNSWAAGARWHADIEALRVVHPGLRTLADWLKESGADALRTTFRGPRQPSVRAD
- a CDS encoding TetR/AcrR family transcriptional regulator; translation: MAPAPSGTGRADARRNRAKVLAAAVQAFTVKGLDVSLSEIARQAGAGTGTVYRHFPSKENLLEAVLVQHVEDLVAAARRWAAQAPPAAAFFGFLLETIDTSSGRKHVCDLVTTDTSWPRPMLAASGHQFQQALTDLLRAAQRAGGVRADLGPDDIAVLIVGCATMRAAHRDRAAGVRMVHLALEGLRGNAPVTEGRMFRYPPDRRHATRPRCEECGAEFDAKTVGRPARYCGATCRQRAHRRRSGR